The Syntrophobotulus glycolicus DSM 8271 DNA window TTGCCCTCGCAAGATGCGGAGGCCTCTCCTTTGTCTTTGTTTCTCAGCCCATTGAACAACAGGCTGAGATGGTCAGGAAAGTTAAAAAATACAAAGCCGGTTTTGTGGTTAGTGATTCCTGTCTTAAGCCTGACCAAACCCTGAAAGATGTCTTAAATCTGAAAGCGCGGACAGGACACTCCACCATTGCCGTTACTGAAGATGGTTCCTCGACAGGGAAGCTGCTCGGACTCATTGCCAGCAGGGATTACCGTCTGAGCAGAACTCCCCTGGACAAAAAGATTTCTGAATTTATGACTCCCTTCTCTTCCCTGATTTATGGTACGGAAGGTATTACCTTAAGTGAAGCAAATGATATGATTTGGGATCATAAACTGAATTCCCTGCCGATTGTCAATAAGGATCAACTTTTGGTTTATATGGTATTCCGCAAGGATTATGATGCCCATAAAGAAAATCCGCTTGAACTTCTGGATCAAAGCAAAAGACTTGTGGTTGGAGCGGGGATCAACACCAGAGATTATAAAGAAAGAGTACCTGCTCTGGTCAAGGCCGGAGCCGATGTTTTATGTATTGACTCTTCCGATGGTTATTCTGAATGGCAAAAAGACACCATTCAGTGGATTAAACAGGAATATAACGGTGAGGTTAAAGTGGGAGCCGGTAATGTGGTGGATAAAGAAGGCTTCCTCTACTTAGTCAATGCCGGAGCGGACTTCGTTAAGGTAGGTATTGGCGGTGGTTCAATCTGCATCACTCGTGAGCAGAAAGGAATTGGCCGCGGCCAGGCTACCTCTGTTATCGAAGTGGCCAAGGCGCGCAATGAATATTTCAAGGAAACGGGAATTTATGTACCGATCTGTTCTGACGGCGGGATTGTTCACGACTATCATATGACCCTGGCTTTAGCTATGGGAGCCGATTTCATCATGCTGGGAAGGTATTTTGCCAGATTTGATGAAAGTCCTACCCGCCGGCTCAAAATGGGTTCAAGCTATGTCAAGGAATATTGGGGCGAAGGCTCTAACCGCGCTCGCAACTGGGAGAGATACGACACCGGCGGTGAAGAAAGGCTTGAGTTTGAAGAGGGTGTGGATTCCTATGTCCCTTATGCCGGAAGCTTAAAAGATAATGTGGATATTGCCATCAGTAAAATGAAGTCTACGATGTGCAACTGCGGCGCTGTCACCATAGAAGAGTTCCAAAAAACTGCCCGTCTGACTCTTGTTTCCTCAACCAGCATCATTGAAGGCGGTGCTCACGACGTTATATTAAAGGAAAGCTGATCCCGGATAAAGATCACTTAAATGAAATAGGCTGCCCGTTGAAACAAAATCAGTTTCATCCGGGCAGCCTACTTCATTTGAAGGCTTTGTCTTCCACCTTCCCCCAGCACCTTCCATCCGTAAGCAATACCATCTATTGTCAGCCCGGCTATTGTAAATTCCTTTCTGTCCACCTCCTGTCCGCCCAGTTCTTTATAAAACCCGGCATATTTATTCCCGGCCAATACCCAGACAAGCAGCGAATCAAGCTTCAGCTTTTTCAGGGAGTCAAGCGCCGCTTGCCAGAGAAGCCTGCCAATACCCTGGCCCTGGTAATCGGCCAGAACATAAATGGCATAGATTTCCCCTTTAAAAAGGGTCTCTCCTGACCTTTCCATCCCTCCGAATACGTAGCCGACAATTTTCCCTGAATCATCCTCCGCAACATGGACAAACTTTTTGTGGCTGCGGTTATTAATCATATTTCGATAGAACTTTTCTCTTTCCTCATGAGAAAGAGAAGCAAGCTGCTCATCAGGCAAAAGCCCCCGGTAAGTTGTCAGCCATGTTTCAATGTTCACGCTTGCTATCGCTATGGCATCTACCGGTTCAGCTTCCCGGATTTCCATTTTTTCACCTCCCCGCTAAACCCAGAGACTCTCTTCACCTATTTTTGCTGGTTCATCTCAAATCTTTCAAAATAGCCGATCAGCTCTCCGTTTTCATCCCTGACAGGGACAATATATACCCGTTCATTTCTGACATTGACATGCAGAAAAGCCTCATTGCCATGATTTTTCAACCGCTCCACCGTTTCACGGATAATTTCCTCCGACTTTGCGTTTTGGTGGCAGTCAAACAGGGACTTCCCAATCAGGTCTCTGTATCCGCGCTCCCTGTAATAATGGTATTGGGCTCTTTTATTCATATATCTGATGATATGGTCACAATCCGCAAACAAAATCGGGTAAGGATAAGAATCCAAAATATACGACAAGAGTTTTTCTCTTTCCATAAGTTTTCCTCCATATTGGCATGATTCTAATTAAGGAATTTCAAGGATACTCTCTGTTAAAAGTGCCCTCGCTGTCCTTGACTTTTTATCAATTCTTCTTACACTTTTCTGCCCATCATCACCGCGAAGAAATACCATTTATACACACAATCCACATCAGTGAAACCGGCTTCCTTTAACCAAATCAGCTGCTGGGAAAGAGGGGCTTCCCTGTCCAGCTTAGTCCTGTCATAGGCCGCTGAAATATCGGCTTGGCTGAGTCCGCTTTTCTCAATACTTTCTCTCCAGTGCGTCTTGTTTAGGGAATCCAGGTATGGGGTCTCTCCCAGCACCTGGTCACAATTAATAAATATCCCTTTGGGGTTCAGTATGGAATAGCATTTATGATATAGTTTGATTTTTTCCTCGTCACTGAGATGATGGATGGAAAAAGCCGAAATAATCATGTCATATTTTTGCTGAAAATCATATTGGGCATAGTCATCAACAATATACTCTACTCCGGGAATATCAGAAAATCTCCGTTTAGCCATCTCCAGCATCTGATCAGAGAGATCAATCAAGGTAATTTGGGCGGTGGGTATTTTTTCGATAAAAAAAGAAGTCAAAAGTCCGGTCCCCGCTCCGATATCTAAAATCTTAGGTCTTTCTGTCACAGGCTCGATTAATGAGACAGGGATATGATAAAAATCATCAAAACAAGGAATCAGTTGCCTTCTTTGCCCGTCATAGACTTGAGAAACATCATTGAATTTTGCCCTAATATCGTCCTTCATGTTTACACCCCGATTAATCCTTTGTTCCACCTTCATCATACTCTATCTTTATGGTTTACTGTCTTTACTTCTCTATTTTTCTTTACTTTCCTTCTGTCCCTCAAATGAAAAATATTTAAACATAAAAAAGCTGCCGCAAGTATACGCAACAGCCCTGAGTGTGAATGGTTAATTGTTAATGATGGTCCCGCCGTTCACGTGGACAATTTGTCCTGACATGTAAGATGAATCTTCGCAAGCAAGAAACAAATAAGTACCCGCCAGTTCAAAGGGCTGCCCCGCTCTTTGCATAGGTGTGGTACTGCCAAAGACTTCTACTTCTTGCGCGCTGAAAGAGGCTGGAATCAACGGCGTCCATATCGGTCCGGGCGCTACACCATTGACCCTGATTCCCTGTTTGGCCAGGGATTCGGACATTGACCTTGTAAAAGATACGATTGCGCCTTTCGATGAGGAATAATCAATCAGACGGTCATGTCCTTCATAAGCAGTGATCGAAGCTGTATTAATGATGGCTGCCCCGGCCTTAAGATAAGGCAAGGCAGCTTTCGTCAAATAAAACATGCTGAATACATTTGTCTGAAAGGTCATCTGCAATTGCCCGGCTGAAATATCCAGCAAAGAATTTTGAGGATACTGGACTCCCGCATTATTAATCAGGATATCAAGTTTTTTAAACGTCTCGATTGTTCTGGTTATGACCTGGTTGCAAAAATCCTCATTGCCTGTATCTCCTGCTATTGCTAAGCATTGTCTTCCTCTTTGTTCGATTTTACTTTTGGTGAATTGGGCATCCTCATGTTCATCCAAATATGTAATCACAACATCTGCGCCCTCTTTGGCAAAAAGAACAGCGATTGCCCTGCCTATCCCGCTGTCTCCCCCTGTAATCAACACTGTTTTTCCTTCAAGTTTACCTGTTGCCTGGTAATTGGGATGTTCAAAAACGGGCAGGGGGTTCATGATTGATTCCACTCCCGGCTGTTTATCCTGATGCTGGGCCGGGAAAACCGGTTTGGCTGTTTTGCTGCTGCTCATAAATTTACTCCTTCTTTTCTTTTTTATCCGGACCTGTTTTTATTTTCCGCAACTTTTTTCTTTCTATACTTTTTATCCAAAACAGCTCTGACTTAGCCTTTTTTATAAAATAAAAATAATGAATCTCCCAAACCGGGATCACGACAAAATCATGAAAAAATAGAGTATACTAGACGATAAGACAGTTTTTAAGGAGATGATCATCATCATTCGGATCGGAGAATTCAACAAACTGAGAATAAACAATTTTACTTCAATTGGAGCCTATTTAGATGCGGAGACCTCCAACCGTTCGGATAATATCTTGTTGCCCAGAAAGCAGCTACCCTCTGATGTTCAAATTGGGGATTACCTGAAGGTCTTTATCTATAAAGATTCGGAAGACCGCTTGATTGCGACAATACGGGAACCCTTGGCCAAGGTTGGGGATTTGGTCTGTCTGAAAGCCAGCGCCAAAACCACTTTAGGTACTTTTATGGATTTCGGACTTGAACGCGGACTTTTCCTTCCTTTTAGCGAGCAGAAATATTTGATTGAAGTTGGCCGCAGTTATCTGGTGTACGTTTATTTGGACAAAAGCTTGAGGTTATGTTGTACCACCGATGTTTACAAGTATTTAAAAACCGATTCCCCTTATCAGAAAGGGGATATGGTTGCCGGTACAGTCTATCAGATCCGCAGAGAAATCGGGGCCTTTGTTGCTGTTGATCATACATACAAAGGTCTGATCCCCCGGAGTGAATTATATCAAAATCTCCGCAATGGAGACCAGATCCGAGCCAGAGTGCTGAGAGTCCGCGAAGACGGCAAATTAGATTTGTCTATTCGAGAACCCGCCCATAAACAGATGGATATCGATGCCGAAAC harbors:
- a CDS encoding IMP dehydrogenase; this translates as MAYLYNEPSRTFNEYLLVPNLTKKDSVPDNVSLKTPIVRYKKGEQCPLSTNIPLVSAIMQSVSDSNMAIALARCGGLSFVFVSQPIEQQAEMVRKVKKYKAGFVVSDSCLKPDQTLKDVLNLKARTGHSTIAVTEDGSSTGKLLGLIASRDYRLSRTPLDKKISEFMTPFSSLIYGTEGITLSEANDMIWDHKLNSLPIVNKDQLLVYMVFRKDYDAHKENPLELLDQSKRLVVGAGINTRDYKERVPALVKAGADVLCIDSSDGYSEWQKDTIQWIKQEYNGEVKVGAGNVVDKEGFLYLVNAGADFVKVGIGGGSICITREQKGIGRGQATSVIEVAKARNEYFKETGIYVPICSDGGIVHDYHMTLALAMGADFIMLGRYFARFDESPTRRLKMGSSYVKEYWGEGSNRARNWERYDTGGEERLEFEEGVDSYVPYAGSLKDNVDIAISKMKSTMCNCGAVTIEEFQKTARLTLVSSTSIIEGGAHDVILKES
- a CDS encoding GNAT family N-acetyltransferase; its protein translation is MEIREAEPVDAIAIASVNIETWLTTYRGLLPDEQLASLSHEEREKFYRNMINNRSHKKFVHVAEDDSGKIVGYVFGGMERSGETLFKGEIYAIYVLADYQGQGIGRLLWQAALDSLKKLKLDSLLVWVLAGNKYAGFYKELGGQEVDRKEFTIAGLTIDGIAYGWKVLGEGGRQSLQMK
- a CDS encoding PAS domain-containing protein, whose protein sequence is MEREKLLSYILDSYPYPILFADCDHIIRYMNKRAQYHYYRERGYRDLIGKSLFDCHQNAKSEEIIRETVERLKNHGNEAFLHVNVRNERVYIVPVRDENGELIGYFERFEMNQQK
- a CDS encoding class I SAM-dependent methyltransferase, with protein sequence MKDDIRAKFNDVSQVYDGQRRQLIPCFDDFYHIPVSLIEPVTERPKILDIGAGTGLLTSFFIEKIPTAQITLIDLSDQMLEMAKRRFSDIPGVEYIVDDYAQYDFQQKYDMIISAFSIHHLSDEEKIKLYHKCYSILNPKGIFINCDQVLGETPYLDSLNKTHWRESIEKSGLSQADISAAYDRTKLDREAPLSQQLIWLKEAGFTDVDCVYKWYFFAVMMGRKV
- a CDS encoding SDR family oxidoreductase, giving the protein MSSSKTAKPVFPAQHQDKQPGVESIMNPLPVFEHPNYQATGKLEGKTVLITGGDSGIGRAIAVLFAKEGADVVITYLDEHEDAQFTKSKIEQRGRQCLAIAGDTGNEDFCNQVITRTIETFKKLDILINNAGVQYPQNSLLDISAGQLQMTFQTNVFSMFYLTKAALPYLKAGAAIINTASITAYEGHDRLIDYSSSKGAIVSFTRSMSESLAKQGIRVNGVAPGPIWTPLIPASFSAQEVEVFGSTTPMQRAGQPFELAGTYLFLACEDSSYMSGQIVHVNGGTIINN
- a CDS encoding CvfB family protein, translated to MIRIGEFNKLRINNFTSIGAYLDAETSNRSDNILLPRKQLPSDVQIGDYLKVFIYKDSEDRLIATIREPLAKVGDLVCLKASAKTTLGTFMDFGLERGLFLPFSEQKYLIEVGRSYLVYVYLDKSLRLCCTTDVYKYLKTDSPYQKGDMVAGTVYQIRREIGAFVAVDHTYKGLIPRSELYQNLRNGDQIRARVLRVREDGKLDLSIREPAHKQMDIDAETLLQDMKNNLGCLPLTEDAGPKEIEVRYQMSKAAFKRAVGALLKAKKIIKEDGRLKLV